In the Candidatus Alcyoniella australis genome, one interval contains:
- a CDS encoding OFA family MFS transporter produces MSNGEKVMNRWLVVVGAIMIQLCLGAIYAWSVFTTPLKAAGWTKTETQYVFAAGLALFAIVMVIAGRLMPKLGPRKLAMAGGVVLGAGYALAGLLGPLNFWVTFLFVGVVGGAGIGLAYVVPIAVGMRWFPDKKGMITGLAVAGFGFGAMLWVKLAGAWGHLLEETSLGLSGTFILYGAIFLIAVVIGGIWMVFPPEGWLPKGYKPPAANAAGAPAAGTVDFNSGQMLSTPQFYMILLTFAFGASAGLMSIGLMKLFPSEALIANGIDPIKASAIAGTAMAVFFSLANGIGRIAWGMISDKIGRKPSIIIMMATQGVFVILFQWMAGTPATLFLFATLIGFNFGGNFALFPTITADTFGTKYVGQNYGWVFLAYGIGGIFGPILGGKLGDMGNFALAFTICGVLCLAAAGVISMVKPPKQA; encoded by the coding sequence GTGAGCAACGGTGAAAAAGTGATGAATCGCTGGTTGGTCGTGGTCGGGGCGATCATGATCCAGCTTTGCCTGGGCGCAATCTACGCCTGGTCGGTGTTCACCACGCCGCTGAAAGCGGCCGGTTGGACCAAGACCGAGACGCAGTACGTGTTCGCCGCGGGCCTGGCGCTGTTCGCCATCGTGATGGTGATCGCCGGACGCCTGATGCCCAAACTCGGACCGCGCAAGCTGGCAATGGCCGGCGGCGTTGTGCTCGGCGCGGGCTATGCCCTGGCCGGGCTGTTGGGTCCGCTGAACTTCTGGGTGACCTTCCTGTTTGTCGGCGTGGTCGGCGGCGCAGGCATCGGCCTGGCGTACGTGGTTCCGATCGCCGTGGGCATGCGCTGGTTCCCGGACAAAAAAGGCATGATCACCGGCCTGGCGGTTGCGGGCTTCGGCTTCGGCGCCATGCTGTGGGTCAAGCTGGCGGGCGCCTGGGGCCATTTGCTTGAAGAGACCAGCCTGGGCCTAAGCGGCACGTTCATCCTCTACGGCGCGATCTTCCTGATCGCGGTGGTCATCGGCGGCATCTGGATGGTCTTCCCGCCCGAGGGCTGGCTGCCCAAGGGCTACAAGCCGCCCGCGGCCAATGCTGCCGGCGCACCTGCGGCGGGCACGGTCGACTTTAACTCGGGCCAGATGCTCTCCACCCCGCAGTTCTATATGATCCTGCTGACATTCGCCTTTGGCGCGTCCGCGGGCCTGATGAGCATCGGCCTGATGAAGCTCTTCCCGTCCGAGGCGCTGATCGCCAACGGCATCGACCCGATCAAGGCCAGCGCCATTGCGGGCACGGCCATGGCCGTGTTCTTCAGCCTGGCCAACGGCATCGGCCGCATCGCCTGGGGCATGATCTCGGACAAGATCGGCCGCAAGCCCTCGATCATCATCATGATGGCCACCCAGGGCGTGTTCGTGATTCTCTTCCAATGGATGGCCGGAACCCCGGCCACGCTGTTCCTGTTCGCCACGCTGATCGGCTTTAACTTCGGCGGCAACTTCGCATTGTTCCCGACGATCACGGCCGACACCTTCGGCACCAAGTACGTGGGCCAGAACTACGGCTGGGTCTTCCTGGCCTACGGTATCGGCGGCATCTTCGGCCCGATCCTGGGCGGCAAGCTCGGCGACATGGGCAACTTCGCCCTGGCCTTCACCATCTGCGGCGTGCTGTGCCTGGCGGCCGCGGGCGTGATCAGCATGGTCAAGCCCCCCAAGCAGGCCTAA